The following proteins are encoded in a genomic region of Gammaproteobacteria bacterium:
- a CDS encoding long-chain-fatty-acid--CoA ligase encodes MADKTWLKNYPPGVPAEIDVDEFASLREIIEKSCSRFADLPAYSNMGKTITFAELDQMSRAFAGYLQRNLGLVRGDRVAVMMPNLLQYPVAVFGILRAGMVVVNTNPLYTARELHHQLTDSGAKAIVILENFAATLQGVLPDTAIEKVITTQIGDMLPTPKKQLINFVIKRIKKMVPAWEIADTVSFRSTLAEGRWQELDEPALTHDDLAFLQYTGGTTGVAKGAMLTHGNMVANLQQTAGWLESLTEVGNEKIVTALPLYHIFSLTANCLTFMKLGGENILITNPRDFPAFVKELGRHPFTAITGVNTLFNALLNTPGFDQLDFSTLRLTLGGGMAVQRPVAEHWQKVTGKPLVEAYGLTETSPAACMNPLSSEGFSGSIGLPIPSTIVTIRDDDANEVPQGEIGELCIEGPQVMAGYWNRPDETAKTMTPDGALRTGDMGYIDAQGFVYITDRKKDMILVSGFNVYPNELEDVAAGHPGVLEAAAVGVPNPKSGESVKMFIVRSDPALTEKEVIDYCREHLTGYKVPREIEFRDELPKTNVGKILRRELRDEELAKRKSNAA; translated from the coding sequence ATGGCAGACAAGACCTGGTTGAAGAACTATCCGCCGGGAGTGCCGGCAGAAATTGACGTTGACGAGTTCGCATCGTTGCGCGAAATAATCGAAAAAAGCTGCAGCCGCTTCGCAGACCTGCCCGCTTACAGCAATATGGGCAAGACGATTACTTTTGCCGAGCTCGACCAGATGAGTCGCGCATTTGCCGGATATCTGCAGCGTAACCTTGGCCTTGTCAGGGGCGATCGCGTCGCGGTCATGATGCCCAACCTGCTGCAATATCCCGTCGCGGTCTTCGGTATCTTGCGGGCCGGCATGGTGGTGGTTAATACCAACCCTCTGTACACGGCACGCGAGCTACATCACCAGCTGACCGACTCTGGTGCAAAAGCAATAGTCATTCTGGAGAATTTTGCAGCCACGCTGCAGGGCGTGCTGCCCGACACAGCGATTGAAAAGGTCATCACCACGCAGATTGGCGACATGCTGCCGACGCCAAAAAAGCAGCTGATAAATTTTGTCATCAAGCGTATCAAGAAGATGGTACCGGCATGGGAGATTGCCGATACGGTCAGCTTCCGGAGCACGCTGGCCGAGGGCCGCTGGCAGGAGCTGGACGAACCCGCGCTGACACACGACGACCTGGCATTCCTGCAGTACACCGGCGGTACTACCGGCGTGGCCAAGGGCGCCATGCTGACCCACGGCAACATGGTTGCCAACCTGCAGCAGACCGCGGGCTGGCTGGAATCGCTGACCGAAGTCGGTAACGAAAAGATCGTCACGGCGCTGCCGCTGTATCACATCTTTTCGTTGACAGCGAACTGCCTCACGTTCATGAAACTTGGCGGCGAGAATATCCTGATAACAAACCCGCGTGATTTCCCGGCATTTGTAAAAGAACTCGGCCGACATCCGTTTACGGCGATTACCGGCGTAAACACGTTGTTCAATGCGCTGCTCAACACCCCCGGCTTTGATCAGCTGGATTTTTCCACCCTGCGGCTGACCCTTGGTGGCGGGATGGCAGTGCAGCGGCCGGTGGCGGAGCACTGGCAGAAAGTAACCGGTAAGCCGCTGGTCGAAGCTTACGGATTGACCGAAACTTCGCCAGCTGCCTGTATGAACCCGCTCAGCAGCGAGGGGTTCAGTGGTTCCATCGGCCTGCCGATTCCAAGCACGATCGTAACCATTCGCGATGATGACGCGAATGAGGTTCCTCAGGGCGAGATTGGTGAGCTATGTATCGAGGGCCCGCAGGTAATGGCTGGCTACTGGAATCGCCCCGATGAAACCGCCAAGACCATGACTCCTGATGGCGCGCTGCGCACCGGTGACATGGGGTATATCGACGCGCAAGGTTTCGTCTACATTACCGACCGCAAGAAAGACATGATCCTGGTGTCGGGCTTCAACGTATACCCGAACGAACTGGAAGACGTTGCGGCCGGCCATCCAGGGGTGCTGGAGGCGGCAGCGGTCGGGGTTCCGAATCCGAAATCCGGCGAATCAGTAAAAATGTTTATCGTACGCAGTGACCCGGCGCTTACTGAGAAGGAGGTCATCGACTACTGTCGTGAGCACCTCACCGGCTACAAGGTGCCGCGCGAGATTGAGTTTCGCGATGAGCTGCCAAAAACCAACGTCGGTAAGATTCTGCGCCGCGAGTTACGCGACGAAGAGCTGGCAAAGAGGAAAAGTAACGCGGCTTAG